The Pseudomonas kermanshahensis genome includes a window with the following:
- a CDS encoding SulP family inorganic anion transporter → MPETPPPPRFDWQRWLPGVVTLLHYQRAWLPRDIAAGLVLTSMLVPVGIAYAEASGVPGIYGLYATIIPLLAYALFGPSRILVLGPDSALAAPILAVVVQYAASDPQRAITIASMMALVAGVFCMVAGLLRLGFITELLSKPIRYGYMNGIALTVLISQLPKLFGLSIDSQGPLRDIWGLTQALLAGHGHWPSFVIGAGSLALILLLKPFKRLPGILIAVVLATLAVSLLDLDQSGVKVLGQLPQGLPDLVFPWLSDIDLVEVLLGGIAVALVSFADTSVLSRSYAARLKMPVNPNQEMFGLGVANLASGLFQGIPISSSSSRTPVAEAAGAKTQLTGIIGALAVTVLLLVAPNLMHYLPNSALAAVVIAAALGLFEFADLKRIFHMQQWEFWLSFTCFVGVAVFGAIPGIGIAVAISVIEFLWDGWRPHFAVLGRVDGTRGYHDVQRYPQARRIPGLVLLRWDAPLFFANAEQFQSTVLAAVEQSPTAVQRLVIAAEPVTSIDVTSADMLAELDRALEARGVELQFAEMKDPVKDKMKRFELFQHMGEKAFHPTVGAAVDAYLEDTGVDWQP, encoded by the coding sequence ATGCCCGAAACACCCCCTCCCCCACGCTTCGACTGGCAACGCTGGCTGCCCGGCGTGGTCACCCTGCTTCACTATCAGCGTGCCTGGCTGCCCAGGGACATCGCTGCCGGGCTGGTACTCACCAGCATGCTGGTGCCCGTGGGCATCGCCTACGCCGAAGCCTCGGGCGTACCCGGCATCTACGGCCTCTACGCCACCATCATTCCGCTGCTGGCCTATGCCCTGTTCGGCCCCAGCCGCATCCTGGTATTGGGCCCAGATTCGGCACTGGCCGCGCCCATCCTGGCGGTAGTGGTGCAGTACGCCGCCAGCGACCCGCAGCGCGCCATCACCATCGCCAGCATGATGGCCTTGGTCGCTGGGGTGTTCTGCATGGTCGCCGGTCTGCTGCGCCTGGGCTTCATCACCGAATTGCTGTCCAAGCCGATCCGCTATGGCTACATGAACGGCATCGCCTTGACCGTGCTGATCAGCCAACTGCCCAAACTGTTTGGCTTATCCATCGACAGCCAAGGCCCGCTGCGTGACATCTGGGGCCTGACCCAGGCCCTGCTTGCAGGCCATGGCCACTGGCCCAGCTTCGTCATCGGCGCCGGTAGCCTGGCGCTGATCCTGCTGCTCAAACCGTTCAAGCGCTTGCCCGGCATTCTGATCGCTGTGGTGCTGGCGACACTGGCGGTGAGCCTGCTCGACCTCGACCAGAGCGGCGTCAAAGTCCTCGGCCAGTTACCCCAGGGCCTGCCGGACCTGGTCTTCCCCTGGTTGAGCGATATCGACCTGGTGGAAGTGCTGCTCGGCGGCATCGCAGTGGCGCTTGTGTCATTCGCCGACACCAGCGTGCTGTCGCGCTCCTACGCGGCCCGCCTGAAGATGCCGGTCAACCCGAACCAGGAAATGTTTGGCCTGGGGGTGGCCAACCTGGCCAGCGGGCTATTCCAGGGCATCCCGATCAGCAGCAGTTCGTCACGTACCCCTGTCGCTGAAGCAGCCGGAGCCAAGACCCAGCTCACCGGCATCATCGGGGCGCTGGCCGTGACCGTTCTGCTGCTGGTGGCGCCCAACCTGATGCATTACCTGCCCAACAGTGCCCTCGCCGCCGTGGTGATCGCCGCCGCACTGGGGCTGTTCGAATTCGCCGACCTCAAACGCATCTTCCACATGCAGCAATGGGAGTTCTGGCTGTCGTTTACCTGTTTTGTCGGGGTGGCAGTGTTTGGTGCCATTCCGGGTATCGGCATTGCCGTGGCGATTTCAGTCATCGAATTTCTCTGGGATGGCTGGAGGCCGCATTTTGCAGTGCTCGGCCGGGTGGATGGCACCCGCGGCTACCATGATGTGCAGCGCTACCCGCAAGCCCGGCGCATCCCCGGCCTGGTGCTGCTGCGGTGGGATGCGCCGCTGTTTTTTGCCAATGCCGAGCAGTTCCAGAGCACCGTGCTGGCGGCTGTGGAACAGTCCCCTACCGCCGTGCAACGGTTGGTGATCGCCGCAGAGCCTGTGACCAGCATCGACGTGACCTCTGCAGACATGCTCGCTGAACTGGACCGGGCGCTGGAGGCGCGCGGCGTGGAGTTGCAGTTCGCCGAAATGAAAGACCCGGTGAAAGACAAGATGAAGCGCTTTGAGTTGTTCCAGCACATGGGGGAAAAGGC
- the ychF gene encoding redox-regulated ATPase YchF, whose product MGFNCGIVGLPNVGKSTLFNALTKSGIAAENFPFCTIEPNSGIVPMPDARLAALAEIVKPNRILPTTMEFVDIAGLVAGASKGEGLGNKFLANIRETDAIAHVVRCFEDENVIHVSNSVDPKRDIEIIDLELIFADLDSCEKQLQKVARNAKGGDKEALAQKAILEKLIPHFTEGKPARSLMKHMADDEKAVIRGFHLLTSKPVMYIANVAEDGFDNNPHLDVVRAIAEEEGAVVVPVCNKIEAEIAELDDGEEKDMFLEALGLEEPGLNRVIRAGYELLNLQTYFTAGVQEVRAWTVRVGATAPQAAGVIHTDFEKGFIRAEVVAYEDFIQFKGESGAKEAGKWRLEGKDYIVKDGDVMHFRFNV is encoded by the coding sequence ATGGGTTTCAATTGCGGCATCGTCGGCCTGCCCAACGTCGGCAAGTCCACCCTGTTCAACGCCCTGACCAAGTCTGGCATCGCGGCGGAGAACTTCCCTTTCTGCACCATCGAGCCGAACAGCGGCATCGTGCCGATGCCCGATGCGCGCCTGGCTGCACTGGCGGAAATCGTCAAGCCTAACCGCATCCTGCCGACCACCATGGAATTCGTCGACATCGCAGGCCTGGTGGCGGGCGCTTCGAAGGGTGAAGGCCTGGGCAACAAGTTCCTCGCCAACATCCGCGAGACCGATGCCATCGCCCACGTGGTGCGCTGCTTCGAAGACGAGAACGTGATTCACGTTTCCAACAGCGTCGACCCCAAGCGTGACATCGAGATCATCGACCTCGAGCTGATCTTCGCCGACCTCGACAGCTGCGAGAAGCAACTGCAGAAGGTTGCCCGCAACGCCAAGGGCGGCGACAAAGAAGCCCTGGCGCAAAAGGCCATCCTGGAAAAGCTGATCCCGCACTTCACCGAAGGCAAGCCAGCGCGCAGCTTGATGAAGCACATGGCTGATGACGAAAAGGCCGTCATCCGTGGCTTCCACCTGCTGACCAGCAAGCCGGTGATGTACATCGCCAACGTCGCTGAAGACGGCTTCGACAACAACCCGCACCTGGACGTAGTCCGTGCCATCGCCGAAGAAGAAGGCGCGGTCGTGGTGCCGGTCTGCAACAAGATCGAAGCCGAAATCGCCGAGCTGGACGACGGTGAAGAGAAAGACATGTTCCTCGAGGCCCTGGGCCTGGAAGAGCCTGGCCTGAACCGCGTGATCCGCGCTGGTTACGAGCTGCTGAACCTGCAGACCTACTTCACTGCCGGTGTGCAGGAAGTCCGCGCCTGGACCGTCCGCGTCGGCGCCACCGCGCCACAGGCCGCCGGTGTTATCCACACCGACTTCGAAAAAGGCTTCATCCGCGCCGAAGTGGTAGCGTATGAAGACTTCATCCAGTTCAAGGGTGAAAGCGGCGCCAAGGAAGCCGGTAAATGGCGCCTGGAAGGTAAAGACTACATCGTCAAAGACGGTGACGTGATGCACTTCCGCTTCAACGTCTGA
- the pth gene encoding aminoacyl-tRNA hydrolase yields the protein MTAIQLIVGLGNPGPEYEQTRHNAGALFVERIASAQRVSLTADRKYFGLTAKFSHQGNDVRLLIPTTYMNRSGQSVAALANFFRIKPEAILVAHDELDLPPGVAKLKRGGGHGGHNGLRDIIAQLGNQNDFHRLRLGIGHPGDAKLVSNFVLGRAPRAEQEKLDASIDFALGVLPDVLAGDFAKAMRELHSQKA from the coding sequence GTGACCGCCATCCAGTTGATCGTTGGCCTGGGTAACCCCGGCCCCGAATACGAACAGACCCGGCATAACGCAGGGGCTCTTTTCGTTGAACGCATTGCCAGCGCCCAGCGCGTCTCCTTGACCGCTGACCGCAAGTATTTCGGCCTGACGGCTAAATTCAGCCATCAGGGCAACGACGTTCGTCTGCTCATCCCCACCACCTACATGAACCGTAGCGGCCAGTCCGTGGCGGCCTTGGCCAATTTCTTCCGCATCAAGCCGGAAGCGATCCTGGTGGCGCATGACGAACTCGACCTGCCTCCAGGCGTCGCCAAGCTCAAACGCGGCGGCGGCCATGGTGGGCACAACGGCCTGCGCGACATCATCGCGCAGCTCGGCAACCAGAACGACTTCCACCGCCTGCGGCTTGGCATTGGCCACCCGGGCGACGCCAAACTGGTCTCCAACTTCGTCCTGGGCCGCGCGCCGCGCGCCGAGCAGGAGAAGCTCGATGCCAGCATCGATTTTGCCCTCGGCGTGCTGCCAGATGTCCTCGCTGGCGATTTCGCCAAGGCGATGCGCGAACTGCACAGCCAGAAGGCCTGA
- a CDS encoding 50S ribosomal protein L25/general stress protein Ctc codes for MTDFILNAQKRTDLGKGASRRLRHSLSIPAVVYGGGKDAESLTIVSKEIAKLFENEAAYSHVIELNVDGVKQNVIVKAMQRHPAKQFIMHADFVRVVAGQKLTAKVPVHFIGEEAPIKKGGEISHVVSEIEVSCEAKDLPEFIEVDLANAEVGSIIHLSDLKAPKGVEFVALAHGDDKAVANVHAPRVAPEAEGAAE; via the coding sequence ATGACTGATTTCATCCTGAACGCCCAAAAGCGTACTGACCTGGGGAAAGGTGCGAGCCGCCGCCTGCGTCACTCGCTGAGCATCCCTGCCGTTGTCTACGGTGGCGGTAAAGACGCCGAGTCCCTGACCATCGTGTCGAAGGAAATCGCCAAACTGTTCGAAAACGAAGCTGCCTACAGCCACGTGATCGAGCTGAACGTTGACGGCGTCAAGCAAAACGTCATCGTCAAGGCCATGCAGCGCCACCCAGCCAAGCAATTCATCATGCACGCTGACTTCGTTCGCGTCGTTGCTGGCCAGAAGCTGACCGCCAAGGTTCCGGTTCACTTCATCGGCGAAGAAGCCCCGATCAAGAAAGGCGGCGAGATCTCGCACGTTGTTTCCGAGATCGAAGTTTCTTGCGAAGCCAAAGACCTGCCTGAGTTCATCGAAGTTGACCTGGCCAACGCCGAAGTCGGCAGCATCATCCACCTGTCGGACCTGAAAGCTCCGAAAGGCGTAGAGTTCGTCGCTCTGGCCCACGGTGATGACAAAGCTGTTGCCAACGTTCACGCGCCACGCGTTGCTCCAGAAGCTGAAGGCGCTGCCGAGTAA
- a CDS encoding ribose-phosphate pyrophosphokinase, producing the protein MSKMMVFTGNANPDLARRVVRQLHIPLGDVSVGKFSDGEISTEINENVRGKDVFIIQPTCAPTNDNLMELVVMADAFRRSSASRITAVIPYFGYARQDRRPRSARVAISAKVVADMLTVVGIDRVLTVDLHADQIQGFFDIPVDNIYGSPVLVDDIEDQRFENLMIVSPDIGGVVRARAVAKSLGVDLGIIDKRREKANHSEVMHIIGDVEGRTCILVDDMVDTAGTLCHAAKALKEHGAAKVYAYCTHPVLSGRAIENIEKSVLDELVVTNTVPLSAAAQACDRIRQLDIAPVVAEAVRRISNEESISAMFR; encoded by the coding sequence GTGTCCAAGATGATGGTCTTTACGGGGAACGCTAACCCCGATCTGGCTCGGCGTGTCGTACGTCAGCTGCATATCCCTCTCGGTGACGTCTCTGTCGGTAAATTCTCCGACGGCGAGATCAGCACTGAGATCAATGAAAATGTCCGCGGTAAAGACGTCTTCATTATTCAGCCGACCTGTGCCCCGACCAACGATAACCTGATGGAACTGGTAGTGATGGCCGACGCCTTCCGCCGCTCCTCAGCATCCCGAATCACCGCCGTGATTCCTTACTTCGGATACGCCCGCCAGGACCGCCGTCCGCGTTCGGCACGTGTTGCTATCAGCGCCAAAGTTGTCGCTGACATGCTCACTGTCGTAGGTATCGACCGTGTACTCACCGTCGACCTGCACGCTGACCAGATCCAGGGTTTCTTCGATATTCCTGTCGACAACATTTACGGCTCGCCCGTATTGGTCGACGATATCGAAGACCAGCGTTTCGAGAACCTGATGATCGTCTCCCCGGACATCGGTGGTGTCGTGCGCGCACGCGCCGTCGCCAAGTCCCTGGGTGTCGACCTGGGTATCATCGATAAACGCCGCGAAAAGGCTAACCACTCCGAGGTTATGCACATCATCGGCGACGTCGAAGGGCGCACTTGCATCCTGGTAGACGACATGGTCGACACCGCCGGCACCCTGTGCCACGCGGCCAAAGCCCTGAAAGAACACGGCGCTGCCAAGGTTTACGCCTACTGCACGCACCCTGTCCTGTCGGGCCGCGCGATCGAGAACATCGAGAAGTCGGTACTGGACGAGCTGGTGGTGACCAACACCGTTCCGCTGTCCGCCGCTGCTCAAGCCTGTGACCGTATCCGCCAGTTGGATATCGCACCGGTTGTCGCTGAAGCGGTACGCCGCATCAGCAATGAAGAATCGATCAGTGCGATGTTCCGCTAA